TGTAAGACTCTATCCGGAGGAAGGATAAGTAAGATTAATGTGAAGGCGTATCCGCCACCTGCTTGGCAGCCAGAACAATAGCGGAAAGAACCCGGGTTTTGTCCGGCAAGGAATCCAATTCCAAATGGGTAAGTATTTCCCCCCGGAGGGAAACACAGTACCTGCTCGGCAATTGATTTAAAGTAAGGGCTTTGATATCGGCCTGGCAGCGTTCACAATCACAAGGTAGTTTGAATTTTTGCATATACTCTTTGAGGACATGCTGCACCACATCTTCGGTGTGGTTTTTTAATTCGTACATCTTTCTACCTCCCTAGTCAATGGTTCTATTCACTCTTATAATAGATGGAATTGAGTTTAGGCACAAGAGAATTTGCAAAATTCTTCTCAATCCATCCTGAGCCATTGCCAACACTATTTATTA
The window above is part of the Desulfitobacterium chlororespirans DSM 11544 genome. Proteins encoded here:
- a CDS encoding late competence development ComFB family protein, yielding MYELKNHTEDVVQHVLKEYMQKFKLPCDCERCQADIKALTLNQLPSRYCVSLRGEILTHLELDSLPDKTRVLSAIVLAAKQVADTPSH